One Hermetia illucens chromosome 4, iHerIll2.2.curated.20191125, whole genome shotgun sequence DNA segment encodes these proteins:
- the LOC119654695 gene encoding DNA polymerase interacting tetratricopeptide repeat-containing, protein of 47 kDa, producing the protein MAEEVKKPMTDAERLELAAKLDRELDEFINSLEKRQYTEGWPEDRWQEEMDKHPFFMKKPPEPGEELHPLLEGLQQLKYDPEENTTEELATKYKEDGNFYMKTKKFRLAIMCFTEGLKIKSANAELNAALYNNRSAAQFFLKNYRSSLQDAKKALELKPDYAKARWRAAQCALHTEKFDDCIRYCDEILDNEPENEAALELMEKSRSKKLEAERDERKRAAIRKKQQTQFQRLLDALKTRQIKFDDIPNDKDITEERLKPKLLPLEDHPVSLDENNVLTWPAAFSYPEFLFSDFQQQLSEDVTMDDCINSMFAERLPCDKQGKYRPGNLTVYYENRKAAMVHKINLRKTIREILEEKGFYVTGGSLLFYVVPTGSRVEEEFIHEPRRPMAYF; encoded by the exons ATGGCAGAGGAAGTGAAAAAGCCGATGACAGACGCTGAACGCTTAGAATTAGCTGCAAAACTAGACAGAGAACTTGATGAATTCATCAACAGCTTGGAAAAAAGACAATACACAGAAGGGTGGCCGGAAGACCGATGGCAGGAG GAAATGGACAAGCATCCGTTCTTTATGAAGAAGCCTCCAGAACCAGGAGAAGAGTTGCATCCCCTTCTCGAGGGCCTGCAACAGCTGAAATATGATCCAGAGGAGAACACCACCGAGGAATTGGCCACCAAATACAAGGAGGACGGGAACTTCTACATGAAGACCAAAAAATTTCGCTTAGCAATCATGTGCTTTACGGAAGGACTCAAAATAAAGTCAGCGAATGCTGAACTGAATGCCGCTCTCTATAATAACAGGAGCGCGGCTCAATTTTTCCTGAAAAATTATCG GTCATCACTACAAGATGCAAAGAAGGCTTTAGAACTGAAACCAGATTACGCGAAAGCCAGGTGGCGAGCCGCGCAGTGTGCCCTCCACACCGAGAAGTTCGACGACTGCATTAGGTACTGCGATGAAATTTTAGACAATGAACCGGAAAACGAAGCTGCCCTCGAACTGATGGAGAAAAGTCGCTCCAAAAAG TTGGAAGCCGAGCGAGATGAACGAAAACGCGCGGCAAtaagaaaaaagcaacaaacACAGTTCCAACGACTATTGGACGCCCTTAAAACAAGACAAATCAAATTCGACGATATCCCAAACGACAAAGATATAACCGAGGAGCGCCTGAAGCCGAAGCTTCTCCCGCTAGAAGACCATCCAGTCAGCTTAGACGAAAACAATGTTTTGACCTGGCCCGCTGCGTTCTCCTACCCTGAGTTCCTGTTCAGTGATTTCCAGCAACAATTGAGTGAGGATGTTAC AATGGACGATTGTATCAACTCAATGTTTGCCGAAAGGCTCCCCTGTGATAAGCAGGGAAAATATCGACCCGGAAACTTGACTGTTTATTACGAAAATAGGAAGGCGGCCATGGTCCACAAAATTAATTTAAGGAAAACAATCAGAGAAATTCTTGAGGAGAAGGGTTTCTATGTGACTGGTGGAAGTCTGTTGTTTTACGTTGTTCCGACGGGAAGTCGAGTTGAAGAAGAGTTCATTCATGAGCCCAGGAGGCCAATGGCTTATTTTTAG